A genome region from Oncorhynchus gorbuscha isolate QuinsamMale2020 ecotype Even-year linkage group LG26, OgorEven_v1.0, whole genome shotgun sequence includes the following:
- the LOC124015124 gene encoding cytochrome c oxidase subunit NDUFA4-like has translation MLSTVSRQLKSHPALVPLFIFIGGGTVMSGAYLLRLAMGPHVSWNRNGNPEPWNKTEPTQQHKFYSVNMDYSKLKKEGPDF, from the exons ATGCTGAGCACAGTTAGCCGGCAACTTAAAAGCCACCCAGCA CTGGTCCCCCTTTTCATCTTCATCGGTGGTGGGACAGTTATGTCTGGAGCGTATCTCTTGCGCCTGGCAATGGGACCCCATGTCAG TTGGAATCGCAATGGCAACCCCGAGCCATGGAACAAGACGGAACCCACACAGCAGCACAAG TTTTACTCAGTGAACATGGACTACAGCAAGCTGAAGAAAGAGGGTCCTGACTTCTAA